Below is a window of Oligoflexus sp. DNA.
TGGATAAATTATAGTTGGAATGACTACGGTAAACACGGGAGACGATGCAGGTACCCTGGCCTCGCTTGGAATCAATGGCAAAGAGCCCCGACAAACGGCGAATGCCGCCAAGGCCCATGCCCGGCGTCCCGGCCGTGGAGTAGCCGTCTTCCAAACAAAGATTGATGTTGCTCATGCCAGGCCCGTGATCGATGCCGAGGATCTCGACGCCTGTGCCCTGACCGTCGTGCACCGAGCGGATCAGCACTTCGCCGCGCTCTGCGTGTTTTTGTATATTGTTCCCGATCTCGGTCACTACAAGTGCAAGCTTGCCGGCATCGGTTTCATTGAATAAAAGACTCGACGCAAGTGCTTTTGCAATGCGTCTGGCTTCGCCGACCTGTGAAGGGTCGGACATGGGTATATTCCAGCTGGCCTCCATAATAGTCCTACTTCCATCGCGTAATCACCACGCGCGTGCCTGCACCGACACTTGACGTGATTTCAAATTCATTGACGAGGCGCCTGGCGCCTCCGAGGCCCATTCCAAGCCCGACGCCCGAGCTATATCCATCTTTCATAGCCAGATCAAGATCGGGAATGCCCGGACCCTGATCCTCAAAGGTAAGACGCAGGCCGCTCCGATATTCACGCAGAAGCACTTCAATCGCCACCGATCCACCGCCGCCGTAAATCAGAACGTTGCGCGCCAGCTCACTGGCTGCTGTTACAATCTTGGTCTGATCGACAAGACTGAATTTCAGATCGACGCTGACCGCGCGCACCTTCTGCCT
It encodes the following:
- a CDS encoding anti-sigma regulatory factor — translated: MNTLNQSVLPIRTETDVVIVRQKVRAVSVDLKFSLVDQTKIVTAASELARNVLIYGGGGSVAIEVLLREYRSGLRLTFEDQGPGIPDLDLAMKDGYSSGVGLGMGLGGARRLVNEFEITSSVGAGTRVVITRWK